One region of Acidovorax sp. T1 genomic DNA includes:
- the prmC gene encoding peptide chain release factor N(5)-glutamine methyltransferase, producing MNTPAPTLAHALAQARSLGLERIDAQMLLLHALARPDASRAWLLAHDTDALEPAAHDAFMALCQRRAAGEPVAYLTGCKEFYGLQLAIDARVLDPRPDTETLVDWALEVIAPLPAPRVLDLGTGSGAIALALQHQRPTAQVLAVDASADALAVAQANAQRLALPVRFALGHWLDGVEGRFDAIVSNPPYIAAADPHLAALTHEPLQALASGTDGLDDIRTIVAQAPAHLAPGGWLLLEHGHDQAEAVCALLRAQGFVQVQSRNDLAGIARCTGGQWPTVK from the coding sequence GTGAATACCCCAGCCCCCACCCTGGCCCATGCGCTGGCCCAGGCCCGCTCCCTGGGCCTGGAACGCATCGACGCCCAGATGCTGCTGCTGCATGCCCTCGCCCGCCCCGACGCCAGCCGCGCCTGGCTGCTGGCGCACGACACCGATGCGCTGGAGCCCGCGGCGCACGATGCGTTCATGGCCCTGTGCCAGCGCCGCGCAGCGGGTGAGCCCGTGGCCTACCTCACGGGGTGCAAGGAGTTTTACGGCCTGCAACTGGCCATTGACGCCCGTGTGCTCGACCCGCGCCCCGACACCGAAACGCTGGTGGACTGGGCCCTGGAAGTGATCGCCCCCCTGCCCGCCCCGCGCGTGCTGGACCTGGGCACCGGCAGCGGCGCCATTGCGCTGGCCCTGCAACACCAGCGCCCCACGGCCCAGGTGCTGGCGGTGGATGCCAGCGCCGATGCCCTGGCCGTGGCGCAGGCCAATGCGCAGCGCCTGGCGCTGCCCGTGCGGTTTGCACTGGGCCATTGGCTGGACGGCGTGGAGGGACGGTTCGACGCCATCGTTTCCAACCCGCCCTACATTGCCGCCGCCGACCCGCACCTGGCCGCCCTGACGCATGAACCCTTGCAGGCCCTGGCCAGCGGTACCGACGGGCTGGACGATATCCGCACCATCGTGGCCCAGGCACCGGCGCACCTTGCGCCTGGCGGCTGGCTGCTGCTCGAGCATGGCCACGACCAGGCCGAAGCCGTCTGCGCGCTGCTGCGGGCGCAGGGTTTTGTGCAGGTGCAAAGCCGCAATGACCTCGCCGGCATCGCGCGTTGCACCGGCGGGCAGTGGCCGACAGTGAAATAA
- a CDS encoding hemolysin family protein produces MTLTQSLLVIGLLIAASAFFSMAEISLAAARRLRLRQMADEGDARADRVLRLQEQPGDYFTVVQVGQNAVAILGGIVGEGALSPHFAALAGLWLSDGHAQTVGFLASFLVITSLFILFSDLFPKRLGMAEPENLVVRLAQPMVFLMTVLRPLVWFYSKGADALFRLLGLSSLRDDRITSDDILAMMEAGARAGVLAAREQQVITNVFELDTRMVSSAMSPRDRIAFFLRDEPDAVIRLRIAAEPFSTYPVCEGDIDHVVGYVDAKDLFQRVLNNQPISLADDSLVRKVLIVPDRLTLSEVLEQFRQVHEDFAVIVNEYSLVVGVVTLNDVMSTVMGDLVGSADEEQIVRRDENSWLIDGVTPVEDVLRALHLDELPHSDEYETLAGFLMVMLRRVPRRTDSVSWGGYKFEVLDVDSFRVDQVMVSRLKPVLADNGNAADPVAPAAH; encoded by the coding sequence ATGACCCTGACCCAAAGCCTGCTCGTTATTGGCCTGCTCATCGCAGCCAGCGCCTTCTTTTCCATGGCCGAGATCTCGCTGGCCGCCGCGCGCCGCCTGCGCCTGCGCCAGATGGCCGACGAGGGCGACGCCCGCGCCGACCGGGTGCTGCGCCTGCAGGAGCAGCCGGGGGACTATTTCACCGTGGTGCAGGTGGGCCAGAACGCGGTGGCCATCCTGGGGGGCATCGTTGGCGAAGGCGCGCTGAGCCCGCATTTCGCCGCGCTTGCCGGCCTGTGGCTGTCGGATGGCCATGCCCAGACCGTCGGGTTTCTGGCGTCGTTCCTGGTCATCACCTCGCTGTTCATCCTGTTTTCCGACCTGTTTCCCAAGCGCCTGGGCATGGCCGAGCCAGAAAACCTGGTGGTGCGGCTGGCGCAGCCCATGGTGTTTTTGATGACCGTGCTGCGCCCGCTCGTGTGGTTCTACAGCAAGGGCGCAGATGCGCTGTTCCGCCTGCTGGGCCTGTCGTCGCTGCGGGACGACCGCATCACCTCCGACGACATTCTGGCCATGATGGAAGCCGGTGCCCGCGCCGGCGTGCTGGCCGCGCGCGAGCAGCAGGTCATCACCAATGTGTTCGAGCTCGATACGCGCATGGTGTCGAGCGCCATGTCGCCACGCGACCGCATTGCCTTCTTTCTGCGCGATGAGCCGGACGCCGTGATCCGCCTGCGCATCGCCGCCGAGCCCTTCTCGACCTACCCCGTGTGCGAGGGCGACATCGACCATGTGGTGGGCTACGTGGACGCGAAAGACCTTTTCCAGCGCGTGCTGAACAACCAGCCCATCTCGCTGGCCGACGACAGCCTGGTGCGCAAGGTGCTCATCGTGCCCGACCGGCTCACCTTGTCCGAGGTACTGGAGCAGTTCCGCCAGGTGCACGAGGACTTTGCCGTCATCGTGAACGAATACAGCCTGGTGGTGGGCGTGGTCACGCTGAACGACGTGATGAGCACCGTGATGGGCGATCTGGTGGGGTCCGCCGATGAGGAGCAGATCGTGCGGCGCGACGAAAACTCGTGGCTCATCGACGGCGTCACCCCGGTGGAAGATGTGCTGCGCGCACTGCATCTCGACGAACTGCCGCACAGCGACGAATACGAAACCCTGGCCGGGTTCCTGATGGTGATGCTGCGCCGCGTGCCCCGGCGCACCGACAGCGTGAGCTGGGGCGGCTACAAGTTCGAGGTGCTGGACGTGGACAGCTTCCGCGTCGATCAGGTGATGGTGTCGCGCCTGAAGCCCGTGCTGGCGGACAACGGCAACGCGGCAGATCCTGTGGCGCCGGCTGCGCACTGA
- the ugpQ gene encoding glycerophosphodiester phosphodiesterase, which translates to MTHLTNPWPYPRWIAHRGAGKLAPENTMAAFRLGAHHGYRMFECDAKLSADGVLFLLHDATLQRTTNGHGTGGDLPWHTLSQLDAGSWHSRAYAGESMPTLEALARWCLANHFCLNVEIKPTPGTEAATGRAVGELLARIWPATAVPPLLTSFQPDALAAAQAAAPQLPRGLLIDTLQPGYLDLAQQLGCQALVCNHALWNAALVQQVHALGLRALSYTVNDEWAAQRLIDLGTDGIITDRVDLFSAA; encoded by the coding sequence ATGACCCACCTGACCAACCCCTGGCCTTATCCCCGCTGGATCGCCCACCGCGGCGCCGGCAAGTTGGCGCCCGAGAACACCATGGCTGCCTTTCGGCTGGGGGCGCACCATGGCTACCGCATGTTCGAGTGCGACGCCAAGCTGAGCGCCGATGGCGTGCTGTTCCTGCTGCACGATGCCACGCTGCAGCGCACCACCAACGGCCACGGCACGGGCGGCGACCTGCCCTGGCATACCCTGTCGCAGCTCGATGCCGGCAGCTGGCATTCGCGCGCCTACGCGGGCGAAAGCATGCCCACGCTGGAGGCGCTGGCGCGCTGGTGCCTGGCCAACCACTTCTGCCTGAATGTGGAAATCAAGCCCACGCCCGGCACCGAAGCCGCCACCGGCCGCGCCGTGGGCGAGCTGCTGGCCCGCATCTGGCCCGCCACGGCCGTGCCGCCTTTGCTGACCTCGTTCCAGCCAGACGCACTGGCGGCGGCCCAGGCCGCCGCGCCCCAGCTGCCGCGCGGCCTGCTGATCGACACACTGCAGCCAGGCTACCTCGACCTGGCGCAACAACTGGGCTGCCAGGCGCTGGTGTGCAACCATGCGCTGTGGAATGCCGCACTGGTGCAACAGGTCCACGCACTCGGTCTGCGCGCCCTGAGCTACACGGTGAACGACGAATGGGCCGCCCAGCGCCTGATCGATCTGGGCACCGACGGCATCATCACCGACCGCGTCGATCTGTTCAGCGCGGCCTGA
- the hemA gene encoding glutamyl-tRNA reductase, whose protein sequence is MAVWALGINHTTAPLDLRGRFAFALDQIAPTLQGLRQSLGNSAGGASRHPGVETAIISTCNRTEIYCAGDQPAMDHTLGWLAQSGGVSPALLRSHSYTLEDSLVARHAFRVASGLDSMVLGEAQILGQMKDAVRAAETAGALGTTLNQLFQRSFAVAKEVRTSTEIGAHSISMAAAAVRLASQLFEDLSKIRVLFVGAGEMIELCATHFAAKNPKQIAIANRTLERGEKLATRFGGEVMRLADLPERLHEFDAVISCTASSLPIIGLGAVERALKKRRHRPIFMVDLAVPRDIEPEVKALGDVYLYTVDDLASVVQTAQANRQAAVAQAEAIIDAGVQSFMHWMELRSPAGTLGAAGGVVPLIQQINAQTDEWRALEIARAKKLLAKGEDVDAVLEALSRGLTQKMLHGTMAELRAGDADMRAQTAQTVSRLFLRSQSKTGL, encoded by the coding sequence ATGGCAGTCTGGGCCCTCGGCATCAACCACACCACCGCGCCGCTCGATCTGCGTGGCCGGTTTGCGTTTGCGCTCGACCAGATTGCGCCCACGTTGCAGGGTTTGCGCCAGTCGCTGGGCAACTCTGCAGGCGGTGCCAGCCGCCACCCTGGGGTGGAGACGGCCATCATCTCCACCTGCAACCGCACCGAAATTTACTGCGCCGGCGACCAGCCCGCCATGGACCACACGCTGGGCTGGCTGGCGCAAAGCGGCGGCGTGAGCCCCGCGCTGCTGCGCTCGCACTCCTACACCCTCGAAGACAGCCTGGTGGCGCGCCACGCCTTTCGCGTGGCCAGCGGGCTCGATTCGATGGTGCTGGGCGAGGCCCAGATTCTGGGCCAGATGAAAGATGCCGTGCGCGCCGCCGAGACGGCCGGCGCCCTGGGCACCACGCTCAACCAGCTGTTCCAGCGCAGCTTTGCGGTGGCCAAAGAGGTGCGCACCAGCACCGAAATCGGCGCCCACAGCATCAGCATGGCCGCCGCCGCCGTGCGCTTGGCCAGCCAGCTGTTTGAAGACCTCTCCAAGATCCGCGTGCTGTTCGTCGGCGCGGGCGAAATGATTGAGCTGTGCGCCACGCACTTCGCGGCCAAGAACCCCAAGCAAATCGCGATTGCCAACCGCACGCTGGAGCGCGGCGAAAAGCTCGCCACCCGTTTTGGCGGCGAGGTGATGCGCCTGGCCGACCTGCCCGAGCGCCTGCACGAGTTCGACGCCGTCATCAGCTGCACCGCCAGCAGCCTGCCCATCATCGGCCTGGGCGCCGTGGAGCGTGCCCTCAAGAAGCGCCGCCACCGCCCCATCTTCATGGTCGATCTGGCCGTGCCGCGCGACATCGAGCCGGAGGTCAAGGCCCTGGGCGATGTCTACCTGTACACCGTGGACGACCTGGCCAGCGTGGTGCAGACCGCGCAGGCCAACCGCCAGGCCGCCGTGGCGCAGGCCGAGGCCATCATCGACGCCGGCGTGCAAAGCTTCATGCACTGGATGGAGCTGCGCAGCCCTGCCGGCACATTGGGCGCGGCAGGCGGCGTGGTGCCCCTGATCCAGCAGATCAACGCCCAGACCGACGAATGGCGCGCCCTGGAGATTGCGCGCGCCAAAAAACTGCTGGCCAAGGGCGAGGATGTGGATGCCGTGCTGGAGGCCCTCTCGCGCGGTCTCACGCAAAAGATGCTGCACGGCACCATGGCCGAGTTGCGGGCGGGCGACGCCGACATGCGCGCCCAGACGGCGCAGACCGTCTCGCGCCTGTTCCTGCGCTCGCAAAGCAAGACTGGCTTGTAG
- the prfA gene encoding peptide chain release factor 1, whose product MKPFLRSQLERYAQRLGELDFLLSREDIMADMAQYRVLSREHAEVTQVAGRYARFVQREADLVGAREMLADPDMAEMAQEEITTAEAELLQLEDELQRLLLPKDPDDARNAFVEIRAGTGGDESALFAGDLTRMYMRYADRVGWKVEVVSENAAELGGYKEIVLRIEGDHVYGALKFESGGHRVQRVPATETQGRIHTSACTVAVMPEPDETEAIKLNPADLRIDTFRASGAGGQHINKTDSAVRVVHLPTGIVAECQDGRSQHSNKAKALQVLQARIQEKERSERAAKEAALRKGLIGSGDRSDRIRTYNFPQGRLTDHRINLTLYKLQYVMDGDLAEVLQALAHAREAEQLEELEMGAAV is encoded by the coding sequence ATGAAACCTTTTCTCCGAAGCCAGCTGGAACGCTACGCGCAGCGTCTGGGCGAACTGGACTTTCTGCTCTCGCGCGAAGACATCATGGCCGACATGGCGCAATACCGCGTGCTGTCGCGCGAGCATGCCGAGGTCACCCAGGTGGCAGGCCGCTATGCGCGCTTTGTGCAGCGCGAGGCCGACCTGGTCGGCGCGCGCGAGATGCTGGCCGACCCGGATATGGCGGAAATGGCGCAGGAAGAAATCACCACGGCCGAGGCCGAGCTGCTGCAGCTCGAAGATGAACTGCAGCGCCTGCTGCTGCCCAAAGACCCCGACGACGCGCGCAACGCGTTTGTCGAAATCCGCGCCGGCACGGGCGGCGACGAATCGGCGCTGTTTGCGGGCGACCTCACGCGCATGTACATGCGCTACGCCGACCGCGTGGGCTGGAAGGTGGAAGTGGTCAGCGAGAACGCGGCCGAGCTGGGCGGCTACAAGGAAATCGTGCTGCGCATCGAAGGGGACCATGTCTATGGCGCACTGAAGTTCGAATCGGGCGGCCACCGCGTGCAGCGCGTGCCCGCCACCGAAACCCAGGGCCGCATCCACACCAGCGCCTGCACCGTGGCCGTGATGCCCGAGCCCGACGAGACCGAGGCCATCAAGCTCAACCCGGCCGACCTGCGCATCGACACCTTCCGCGCCAGCGGCGCCGGTGGCCAGCACATCAACAAAACCGATTCGGCCGTGCGCGTGGTGCACTTGCCCACCGGCATCGTGGCCGAGTGCCAGGACGGCCGCAGCCAGCACAGCAACAAGGCCAAGGCGCTGCAGGTGCTGCAGGCGCGCATTCAAGAGAAAGAACGCAGCGAGCGCGCCGCCAAGGAGGCCGCGCTGCGCAAGGGCCTGATCGGCAGTGGCGACCGCAGCGACCGCATCCGCACCTACAACTTCCCGCAAGGGCGCCTGACCGACCACCGCATCAACCTCACGCTCTACAAGCTGCAATACGTGATGGATGGCGACCTGGCCGAGGTGCTGCAAGCCCTGGCGCATGCGCGCGAGGCCGAGCAGCTCGAAGAGTTGGAGATGGGCGCCGCCGTCTGA
- the grxD gene encoding Grx4 family monothiol glutaredoxin codes for MSDTQQRIDALVKSSDILLFMKGNASFPMCGFSGRAIQILKACGVDTKALTTVNVLEDEEIRQGIKEYSNWPTIPQLYVKGEFIGGSDIMMEMYESGELKQVLGTQG; via the coding sequence ATGAGCGACACCCAACAACGCATCGACGCCCTCGTAAAATCCAGCGACATCCTGCTGTTCATGAAAGGCAATGCCAGCTTTCCGATGTGCGGCTTTTCGGGCCGTGCCATCCAGATCCTCAAGGCCTGCGGCGTGGACACCAAGGCCCTGACCACCGTCAACGTGCTGGAAGACGAGGAAATCCGCCAGGGCATCAAGGAATACAGCAACTGGCCCACCATTCCGCAGCTGTACGTGAAGGGCGAGTTCATTGGCGGCTCGGACATCATGATGGAGATGTACGAATCGGGCGAGCTCAAGCAGGTGCTGGGCACCCAGGGCTGA
- a CDS encoding proline--tRNA ligase gives MKASQFFISTLKEAPADAEVVSHKLMMRAGLIKKLGAGIYNYMPMGLRVIRKVEAIVREEMNRAGAVELTMPVVQPAELWQETGRFEKMGPELLRIQDRHGRDFVVQPTSEEVITDIARQELRSYKQLPKNFYQIQTKFRDERRPRFGLMRGREFTMKDAYSFDRDPAAAKASYQVMAQAYRRIFDRFGLTYRAVAADSGAIGGDLSEEFQVIAATGEDAIVYCPQSDYAANMEKAEALAPVGPRAAATKALAKTATPGKSTCADVADYLGVPLSTTVKSLVLATDETNELGEIVKTQVWLLLLRGDHDMNEIKVAKVPGLEGFRFATLGEIDEHFGCKPGYLGPIGLKKPLKIVADREVALMADWICGANEPDFHITGVNWGRDLPEPDAVADLRNVVAGDRSPDGKGELAIERGIEVGHVFYLGNKYSRAMNATFLDENGKPQPLEMGCYGIGITRLPAAAIEQNHDERGIIWPDAIAPFTVVVCPVGMDRSEAVKATAESLYADLLAAGVDVILDDRGERPGAMFADWELIGVPHRVTIGDKSLKDGMVEYQHRRDAAATKVAVADILAHVKGRMAV, from the coding sequence ATGAAAGCCTCCCAATTCTTTATCTCCACCCTCAAGGAAGCTCCGGCCGATGCCGAAGTGGTCAGCCACAAACTCATGATGCGGGCGGGTCTGATCAAGAAACTGGGCGCAGGCATATACAACTACATGCCCATGGGGCTGCGGGTGATTCGCAAGGTCGAGGCCATCGTGCGCGAGGAAATGAACCGCGCTGGCGCGGTGGAGCTGACCATGCCGGTGGTGCAGCCCGCAGAGCTGTGGCAGGAAACGGGGCGGTTCGAGAAGATGGGCCCCGAGCTGCTGCGCATCCAGGACCGCCATGGCCGCGACTTCGTGGTGCAGCCAACCAGCGAAGAAGTGATCACTGACATCGCGCGCCAGGAACTGCGCAGCTACAAGCAGTTGCCCAAGAACTTCTACCAGATCCAGACCAAGTTTCGCGACGAGCGCCGGCCCCGTTTTGGCCTGATGCGCGGACGTGAATTCACCATGAAGGATGCCTATTCCTTCGACCGCGACCCTGCCGCAGCCAAGGCCAGCTACCAGGTCATGGCCCAGGCCTACCGGCGCATCTTTGACCGTTTCGGCCTGACTTACCGCGCTGTCGCCGCCGACAGCGGCGCCATTGGTGGCGACCTGAGCGAGGAATTCCAGGTGATTGCAGCCACGGGCGAAGACGCCATCGTCTACTGCCCCCAAAGCGACTACGCAGCCAACATGGAAAAGGCCGAGGCGCTGGCGCCCGTGGGCCCGCGTGCTGCCGCCACCAAAGCCCTCGCCAAGACCGCCACCCCGGGCAAGAGCACCTGCGCCGACGTGGCCGATTATCTGGGTGTGCCGCTGAGCACCACGGTGAAGTCGCTGGTGCTGGCCACCGACGAGACCAACGAACTCGGCGAGATCGTCAAGACCCAGGTCTGGCTGCTTTTGCTGCGCGGCGACCATGACATGAACGAGATCAAGGTGGCCAAGGTGCCGGGTCTGGAGGGTTTCCGTTTCGCCACCTTGGGCGAGATTGACGAGCACTTCGGCTGCAAGCCCGGATATCTGGGGCCGATCGGGTTGAAGAAGCCGCTCAAGATCGTGGCCGATCGCGAAGTGGCGCTGATGGCCGACTGGATTTGCGGCGCCAATGAGCCCGACTTCCACATCACTGGCGTGAACTGGGGCCGCGATTTGCCCGAGCCCGATGCCGTGGCCGATCTGCGCAATGTGGTGGCAGGGGACCGCTCGCCTGACGGCAAAGGCGAGCTGGCCATCGAGCGCGGCATCGAAGTGGGCCATGTCTTCTATCTGGGCAATAAATACAGCCGCGCGATGAACGCCACCTTCCTGGACGAAAACGGCAAACCGCAGCCGCTGGAGATGGGTTGCTACGGCATCGGCATCACCCGCCTGCCCGCGGCCGCGATCGAGCAAAACCATGACGAGCGCGGCATCATCTGGCCCGATGCAATTGCGCCCTTCACCGTGGTGGTCTGCCCGGTGGGCATGGACCGCAGCGAAGCCGTCAAGGCCACGGCCGAGTCGCTGTATGCCGACCTGCTGGCCGCTGGCGTCGATGTGATCCTGGACGACCGGGGCGAGCGCCCCGGCGCCATGTTTGCCGACTGGGAACTGATCGGCGTGCCGCACCGCGTGACCATTGGCGACAAGAGCCTCAAGGACGGCATGGTCGAGTACCAGCACCGCCGCGATGCGGCTGCCACCAAGGTGGCGGTCGCCGACATTCTGGCCCATGTGAAGGGCCGCATGGCGGTATGA
- a CDS encoding AAA family ATPase, giving the protein MNHHSLVPQSPALHLPVAQIRQVFQPADVERKLARLQEAGNQREYEALRTVYERMLERGPERFQVKPSGVPDMAGLYEQLPNFTEVLDDVKRHVALAQDSRDGLEVTPMLLLGPPGIGKTHFARHLAELLGTGMNLVSMSSMTAGWLLSGSSSQWKGARPGKVFEALVDGEYANPVIVVDEIDKAACDAQYDPLGALYGLLEHDTAQCFTDEFAEVAIDASQVIWITTANDERGIPEPILNRMNVFAVQAPTPDQARAIARNLYQGLRAGHDWGRLLDPEPLDDVLDQLAQMAPREMRRALMTGFGNARLDQRSTVEVADLPRSAAGKGRIGFVQ; this is encoded by the coding sequence ATGAACCACCATAGCCTTGTTCCCCAGTCCCCGGCGCTGCACCTTCCGGTGGCGCAGATTCGCCAGGTGTTCCAGCCCGCCGATGTCGAGCGCAAGCTGGCGCGGCTGCAGGAGGCTGGCAACCAGCGCGAATATGAAGCCCTGCGCACCGTGTACGAACGCATGCTCGAGCGCGGCCCCGAGCGCTTTCAGGTCAAGCCCTCGGGCGTGCCCGACATGGCGGGCCTGTATGAGCAGCTGCCCAATTTCACCGAGGTGCTGGACGACGTGAAGCGCCATGTGGCGCTGGCGCAGGACAGCCGCGATGGGCTGGAAGTCACGCCCATGCTGCTGCTGGGGCCGCCGGGCATCGGCAAGACGCACTTTGCCCGGCACCTGGCCGAGCTGCTGGGCACGGGCATGAACCTGGTGTCCATGAGCTCCATGACGGCGGGGTGGCTGCTTTCGGGCTCGTCGTCCCAATGGAAAGGCGCCCGCCCCGGCAAGGTGTTTGAAGCCCTGGTGGACGGCGAGTACGCCAACCCGGTGATCGTGGTGGATGAGATCGACAAAGCAGCCTGCGATGCCCAGTATGACCCGCTGGGCGCCTTGTATGGGCTGCTGGAGCACGACACCGCGCAATGCTTCACCGACGAATTCGCCGAGGTGGCCATCGACGCCAGCCAGGTCATCTGGATCACCACCGCCAACGACGAACGCGGCATTCCCGAGCCCATCCTGAACCGCATGAACGTGTTTGCGGTGCAAGCCCCCACGCCCGATCAGGCCCGCGCCATTGCCCGCAACCTCTACCAGGGCCTGCGCGCCGGGCACGACTGGGGGCGCCTGCTGGACCCGGAGCCACTGGACGATGTGCTCGACCAGCTGGCGCAGATGGCGCCGCGCGAGATGCGCCGCGCACTCATGACCGGTTTTGGCAATGCGCGGCTGGACCAGCGCTCCACGGTGGAAGTGGCCGATCTGCCCCGCAGCGCTGCGGGCAAGGGCCGCATCGGTTTCGTGCAATAG
- a CDS encoding RNA pyrophosphohydrolase, translating to MLDRDGFRPNVGIILLNQKNQVFWGKRIRTHSWQFPQGGIDRGETPEQAMFRELHEEVGLHPNHVRLVARTRDWLRYEVPDRYIRRDARGHYKGQKQIWYLLQLIGHDWDLNLRATDHPEFDAWRWHDYWVPLDVVVEFKRGVYEMALTELARYLPRHEQRNRYLRSGMRARDTEPQSGPMHRAGSLLLNPGVELPPGASFDPDPQNSVPAELEALPPPGMAPRSI from the coding sequence ATGCTTGACCGGGACGGCTTTCGGCCGAACGTCGGCATCATCCTGCTCAACCAGAAGAACCAGGTGTTCTGGGGCAAACGCATTCGCACCCACAGCTGGCAGTTTCCGCAAGGTGGCATAGACCGGGGCGAAACCCCTGAGCAAGCCATGTTCCGCGAACTGCACGAAGAGGTGGGACTGCATCCCAACCATGTGCGCTTGGTCGCCCGTACGCGGGACTGGTTGCGCTATGAGGTGCCTGACCGGTACATCCGCCGCGATGCGCGCGGACATTACAAGGGCCAGAAACAAATCTGGTATCTGCTTCAGCTCATTGGCCACGATTGGGATCTGAACCTCCGGGCCACCGACCATCCCGAGTTTGACGCCTGGCGCTGGCACGACTATTGGGTTCCGCTGGATGTGGTGGTTGAGTTCAAACGCGGCGTCTATGAAATGGCCCTGACCGAACTCGCCCGTTACCTTCCACGCCACGAGCAACGCAACCGCTACCTGCGCAGCGGCATGCGGGCGCGCGACACGGAGCCGCAAAGCGGCCCCATGCACCGCGCAGGCTCGCTGTTGCTGAACCCGGGTGTGGAGCTGCCTCCGGGCGCCAGTTTTGACCCCGATCCCCAAAACAGTGTGCCGGCAGAGCTTGAAGCCTTGCCGCCCCCAGGCATGGCGCCGCGCTCCATCTAA
- a CDS encoding lytic transglycosylase domain-containing protein, which produces MTSARDLPDRPAMASPVTGVSRRACLVSLATPAAWLVAPAQAHAGGQLEEPLMDSVRTALSSAIANQAPPEPVFFTTEARIHYLRWLGTMSDRLRRRKPEWEVRRDFLQTVWYESKRAGLDVSLVMGLIQVESAFRKFAVSSVGARGYMQVMPFWTRVIGDGDPGKLFHMQTNLRFGCVILRHYLDRERGDLFMALGRYNGSRGRSPYPDAVFGAQRNWQFSEKPAAA; this is translated from the coding sequence ATGACGAGCGCGCGCGATCTGCCCGATCGGCCCGCAATGGCCTCGCCCGTGACTGGTGTCTCCCGGCGTGCATGCCTGGTGTCGCTGGCCACGCCGGCCGCATGGCTGGTGGCGCCTGCGCAGGCCCATGCGGGCGGGCAGCTGGAAGAGCCGTTGATGGATTCGGTGCGCACGGCGCTCAGTTCGGCCATTGCCAACCAGGCGCCGCCCGAGCCGGTGTTTTTCACCACCGAAGCCCGCATCCACTACCTGCGCTGGCTGGGCACCATGAGCGACCGCCTGCGCCGTCGCAAGCCTGAATGGGAAGTGCGCCGCGACTTTCTGCAGACCGTCTGGTACGAGTCCAAGCGCGCGGGGCTCGATGTGTCGCTGGTCATGGGGCTGATCCAGGTGGAAAGCGCCTTTCGCAAGTTTGCCGTGTCCAGCGTGGGCGCGCGCGGCTACATGCAGGTCATGCCATTCTGGACGCGCGTGATCGGCGACGGCGACCCGGGCAAGCTGTTTCACATGCAGACCAACCTGCGTTTTGGCTGCGTGATCCTGCGCCACTACCTTGACCGCGAACGTGGCGACCTGTTCATGGCCCTGGGCCGCTACAACGGCAGCCGGGGGCGCTCGCCCTATCCCGATGCCGTGTTTGGCGCCCAGCGCAACTGGCAGTTCAGCGAAAAGCCCGCAGCGGCCTGA